The sequence AAgccaaaaagttcccacgggtttttttaaacgcgtacctacctatgcctCGTAAGGAAATTTCTTATTACCTATATCGGGTGGTTATCCAACAAAAAACTTGTTTCAGAGATAAAGATTTCCAGGAGACTTGGAGGCAAATGAAGCTCGCGTTTGCGCCGGGGCCCTCTTGGTACCTCCGACGGGTTTCGTGGCGGGAACGTCCTCCGCTGTTGGACACGCGGCGCCACATAGCGGCGGAGCTCAAAACTTCGTTACAACTTAACTGCCGTGCTATGTTCCTATTAAAAATGTAGTCTTATTTTCAAGTGAGTAAAGATGATTTTTGCTAGACCGAGTACGGCGAACATGACGTTTTAAGTACGTTTGTCTCGGTTTGTCGTGCCCGGTATTTAACAAGGACGAGCTTTGCTGTACCTCTATAGTCTATATACTAAACAACTAAATTCATCATCGTTGCAACATTCGAGGTAgtattacctacctaggtaaataccacaTTGAAAGGATGCTACTTGATCCGCTGTGCCAGATTTTTTTCCTCGTACAGTCACACAAAGTTGTGGAACGAACTCTCTTCGCcgatgttcccactagattttcAACATTAGGTTATTCAAAGAGAggatcaacaaattcttgaaaaacTGGCGACAAATccgcggttcctctggtgcagaaatgttcatgggcagcggtagccggtaattacttaacatcaggtgaaccGCTTGCTCTTTTGCTCCCTGTTTAGTATTTaccttatataaaaaaaataaaaatagtttatctTTGTTTAATATTGCAACATGTGAAGTCTGTATTGGTAAACACTCGGTATATTTGCAAGTCCAGACTCGGTCTAGCTTAACTTACTACAATTACTCATACTTACTACAATTATTTCAATACATCAAAAGAATGTGTTGTCTGGTGAATCGaatttgacaaaatattttgacaaaatattagTAAAATGTTCAGTTTGTTTTGACTCCTTGCATGTTTAGTAcgttgtataaattattattgtttaaaaggTGATTAGATCTTTCGAAAAAATCTTCATCTTGAGTATTAAAAAGTTGTTGAAATTCTAAAACGCATTTTCATTTATAGGCAAAAATAAATCATCGATACCACACCGAGCATCGAGCCACCAATATCGATGGCTTCGATTGTACCACggaatataaataaagtaatgaAATGGCCCTTACAGACCTTAAGGCTGATATCTGTAGAGcatactttaactttgctcagacttaagtttcagctaaaaagagacagatttatatcaaaaatataacactgtctcgttttaacagtctctCAGTGGGACTATCGTGGAAACATCTCAAGGCAGTAGCTAAAGACCTGGAAAACTACAGCTACAGCCCTTAATTCCACGGGGAAGTATCAAGTAAAACAGCATATTTTCATCTTCAAAAACAAAcgatatatttataaaaaaaaacaaacagctTATGAAATCAATGCTCAGTTAATCTTAAGTACCTAACTCAAAGACGCCTACATCTATAACATtactaaattacaatatttggATGGTTAAGCGAATTCTGTACAACTTAATGTTTATTCTGCATGTATAAAATGCTATTTTAGTACAATTTTTAGTCTAAGTTATGAAGATAATctaaagcttttttttaaatgtttacaaaGGAACAGGTAAATAGTATTATAATTGTAATTGTACATTTTCtaatattacatttattaaagCCTATAATAGTACATTTAAGgtaaggccgcgattacacctgtaagtttaactcacgtaagtagcttacctaattaattgataactattttaACTATCGTGAgtaatttccattataagtatatattgttacggctatactcacatATTTAGTCGAAACTAGTTGGGTTTACGTAACAAtcaatacttacttataagAATGTTTACATACGTTTTACCGTAAGTTATTcgtgtaagctacttacgtgagtaaaacttaagGTATCTCCGCGATCTAATATCATACgggtgcttagtatgagattatACATCTCACCAAGTAAAATCGACCTTATTTGCTCAGTGTTAAAGCTAAGTCGCAAtcgaatcgcagggagccgctggatgtaggcggcgcaagaccttgGCGTGCAAGTCTCTACAAGGGAcctatgttcaacagtggacgtctatcggttgatgatgatgatgagagttAAAGTTCATCTAAGCATCTatagccagcgctccaagcggaagtcattttaaaattaaatcagtgatattgaatttttaactttatacCAATGACTTCTAAGTTGATTTTACTTTGAGGTTTTTGTGCTTCGACACTCAAATTCTACCAACGTTGGTGTAGATGTACAATCTCATACTATACACACAGGTCGAATCGCAAAAAAGAACTAAAAAAAGGTAAGTAGTCTCTATAAACCATAACATAAAAGTTACTGTCACATATAAAGTTATGTGGCGGTAACCAAACGGTAACtgttctaaataaattaaacttaaaatataaatataatttcagTAATATCTGCTAGCATTAATAGGTACTTCTGTTTAGTATCGGAATAGCAACTTAGCTTTAAATATAAAGGTGCAAACACATTGCTTTGGTGTGGTGTGTCGGAATGCTAAGTGTAGGTGCACACGTGCAGAGCGGACTTGTCCGAAGCCTTAAGACGTAGACAGTTTCTATCCGACATGGCAGTATATTATAGTTGTCATATAATGACGACTGTTCAGCTTTGCTTGAAATAGTGAGTGTACTGATAAGCGTCAACGCATTTGTGTGTGTAACCTTAACCGCATCGCGGTCAATACTGCGCCACGCACACTATAACAATGTGTACATAATATGTGCACTCATACAAACATAGCCAAACAGCCTTAAAAGGAAATTGAAACCATACGttttagggccggcgcacataatatggcggagcgcagcgcagagcatttttcacagtcaacaaaatattattgacattgtcctcattgaaataatatcaaaaatcaattgtgcatccgaacggatactcgcgcatccgcgcgcagtcccgcgcgtgctcgcgcattctcaggtagaaattcgcgtaatgtgtcacgggattagaaaacttcgcgggcatgctctgcgctatGCTCCGCCATGTGTGCCGTCCCTTAGGTTGCCGTTCAACCATAGAAATGGAATACGTCTAATACGTTGCAATACACCAGAACATCGTTGTGTTTGTAACTTAAGGTACGTAAGCACAATAAAAGCAATTACAATGGAATCATATACTTAGGTagcaacatattatattatgttcaaaCCATAGGTTCAAACGGAAATGACTGACTTAAGGAGTCTTCTTACTAGTAGGCCAGCATTAAAACCGACCACTTCTCAAATAGGCACCCAACGACCACTACGACGGCACTAGATGAGTCGTTCTGAACAAAAAATCCGAGTTGCAACTCGCTTTTAACTTGATGGCCAGTGTCATACTAAGTTTCACAATTTCATAGAACACTTTGTTCAGAATAACCATCAATGAGTGAATCAATCTAATGCGTAGAAAATAGAACACACACAAGTATGCTGGACCGACTTATTTTTGAAACTTGACTTTTGCCGTTTTGGCGCTAATAGCatcagtgagcgtcatgtgagcgtactcggaactaaaatGTTACTGATAAGACATCTGGTAATACATTGTCAACACTAGGACTTATCATTTTGCATTCACAGTACGCTCGGTGaggcgcttcgaatcggcacaaaaaatgaGATTTCGTATGGCacaccttttccagcgtacttgtataagtatactagccgatgcccgcgacttcgcccgcgtggatttaggtttttcgaaatcccgtgggaactctttgatttcccgggataaaaagtagcctatgtgctaatccaggatattatctatctccattctaaatttcagccaaatccgtccagtagtttttgcgtgaaggagtaacaaacatacacacacacacacacacacacatacacacacacacacacatacaaactttcgcctttataatattagtgtgattatgtacATTTCAGTGGTTTCAACGTTTTGATAGATTTACGGCCAATATAATTACTGAAATGCCATTTTATATGAACTTCATAGCTTTCATTTGCCTATATTTGAGTGGTGGGGGTTGTACTACATAATTTCATATCACAATGCATCCCTTACAACTAAAGCTGTACTGAAGCTAAGCaaaatattacaatctcactgaTATCACATCgcaatcataataatcatattatacGCGTTTTACCTTaaccaataaaataatagcTAATATAGTTTGTTTATAATcaaaataacaacaaaaaataccATATTTGAGTAAAATTATAGTGTTTGTGATATATCTAAGCTGTGATCTAAATAGTTTGTGATAGGTACtgaaaaatatagataaaaaaataaagtttcttACAAATCATCCTAAAAACCTAAAGTAAGGTCTTAATTATACATCAAAGcatatattctttataaaaataggTACCAGGTAGTTACAAAATAGCGAAATTACTAAGTTGactaaataatttctttttttttgtatcgaagAGTATTCAAAAGCGTAGCCTATCAGGAGTCGACAGAAACCATAATGCATACACaatattaaatttagtttttttttaacataatattttcatctttcattttgttagtcatgattttGTTAGTCTTTCTATAAACTTATAGACAGTAAGACAGATATTGTTACGTATGTGTAAATTtccttcactttttaaaatgtgGATGTATGAGCTTTGCCATATAGATTTTTATAATCTCTTTGGTAATTAATTACCATTCCATATTGTTTGATAACATACATTTCTGTGACAATTTATAAGTATAAGTAGCCATAATTTTAATGACAAATGAACTATTGCAAAAAATCCCAAAACAAATTGCAAGAGTTGAATAACTTTATTGTCCTGCTATATCTTAACTACTTAAAAGACAAATTATGGGTATTACTGTATGTCACGTTTTTTAACttcacaaaaaatgttttctttttctCTAAATTCGACACCATTTCCTTCCTTAGACGTTTCTCTATACAAAAGTTTAGGTTTTCTCACAACGGACCCTTCCAAAATACACCACATACCTATACTTAAATATCtcttaaatattacttacaatCTTGGACTTTGTGAAAAAGACTAGTTAAATCTTACATTTTAAACACAGTAGCAGCCATATCGATTTATACTAAAGAAGCTTTTTTAACaatctacttttaaatttaGAGCTATctatctaatttttatttataaatcaaaCTTTTTACAGTCAATCTTGTATTATTTCTTCCTATAGTAAATagcacaaaaatataatttaatgaaGCGACAGTAAAATAGTTCTGATATAAAAGAAAGTTcacgaaaatatttattaaaaagctcaaacaaaaataaaatcgttgGATTAAATTggcacatacataatattattaagtatatattatatacttagtccAAAAATGTCCATTTCATTCACACTAGCAGTGCGGCCGAAATTTACAATGCGGCTGTAGTCAAAAACAGTGCTGTAAGGAATCTTTTGGCCTATAAATCTTTGGTAAGTAATCGATTCAATAATTTACATCAATCATTCAAAAATGTAACAAAAGCAAACCAAGCTCAATCCATGTTGCACAAAGGTTACACACCACTTTCGCGGCTCTTATGACACTTCGTCAACGGGAATAATCATTAATTGCACTTGCGCTTAGGCTGCAGAGTCACATTATTCTAACTGAATCAAATGGCCAATCCAGTACGCTAACAGCATTGTTAATACTAAAAGTTGAAATTACACTTGAAAAATATGcaagaataaaaaatagaacTGAAACAGACGTTAGGTGAAATTACACTTGAAAAATACATAttgcaggatttaaaaaaaaactcgtcAGGATGGACACATAGAAGCGAAGCATTGTATATACTCGTAAATTGCGTTATGTGCTAAATCTTCTCTCTCTCTTGTCTTCTGTCTCGCTCACTCAAACGGAAGCGATGGTTAGCTAATGCATGCGTGAAAAGGTGCGTTTCGTCGCCGCgttctttttactttttataatatcCCCACACCAAAACTGTTCACACAGAAAAACCTATAGCAGCAACATGCCTGTCGCCCTAGCTTCGCAGCTACCTCTGACTGGCTGACAATTTATTGGCTTAAAATCACAGTTGCAGCAAGAACACCAAAAATCCATCCAATCACAACGGTAGCTCCTATCTCATATTTCAACTATCACAACTTTCTTTTTCTATCCTTTTCTTATCTCATAATTTCAACTATCACAAAAAAACGGGGCAGGCAGCCGATGCCAAAAGTTGAAATCACACTTGAAAAATGCACAAAAAAAATGGAACTGATAAATCTGCAGTGACACAGTCCATGAGCAGACGTTACCTATCGCCAAACAGAAGCTTGGCGAGATACATCCGTCAGCTGCGCTCGTCGATGTTGGCGACGATGTGCGTGAACAGGTGTCGTTGCGTCACTCTCACCAGCTCGTATTCGAGCGTCGATAGGCCGTCCTTCTGGAATGTTTTGCTCGTTTGTGACAGCAGCTGGTACCTGAAGCAAAAAAGTacgatttttatgttttttagggttccgtacctcaaagggaaaaacgggacccttataggatcactttgctgtctgtctgtctgtctgtctgtctgctaccttttcacggcccaacagtttaaccgattctgacgaaatttgatacaggattagcttatatcccggggacggacatcaaacagttcccacgagatctttaaaatCATGGAGAACGGGATCTTTATAAACAGTATAGATATATTTAAATCTCATTTTAAGTTCATTCGTAGGAAATCGAAACAAATATCATTAGCTGACTCCATAGACGTAAATCAAGTCTTGCTGACTAATTTATAAGccataagtattttatttaaaagtcacTATAGCCGTTTAGTTCCTTGAAAGTAGGTatgttaaattaatttcaattaaaaatatgtagatactTACCTCTTAGGATTAGGTGAAGATTTCTTGTGATCCAACATAGCGTATCGCGCGATCGACATTTTGTACCTCGCTATGTGGTAATTGACCTTTTTTAATCTGAAaccaaataatattaattgttttGAGAATAATATACTTTTGTTATACGCATTTTAGTCAAATCTTCATAAGAATCTATTAggatccataatattatttaatttaattcgcTATCTAAGTGAGAGTACTTAAAAATGGCGGCCCGTAACCAGGGCTGTCCAAAACAATAAAGTCAGTAATCTCACCTATAAAACATATCGTCGTCTTCTCCGCCCCATCCCCAGTACTTGTTGGAGAAACCGTTGACTTTGGTGAACTGTTCCAGAGTCATGGCTGACACACCTCCAAAAATGTCTTCGTAAGGTAACCTGGAaatacattacgaaattactagctgtttcccgcgacttcgtttctGTGGATTTAAGATCCTGTAGGAAAAATTGAAGGGTCCTAGAGGAATGCTTCCTTCAACCAAATCAAATTTGGAGGAAACCTTTCTCGAAATTGGAACTACCTAGTTGGATTGTGTGTCCCaggtatacatttttttttaaataaattcgtttaTTGAGCAAAACTTAGATAAGTTACAGTTACATCTGCATATTAGGTCAATgcacctacttattattatcttattctAAAAGGTAGACAACCAGAAAATCAACTGTCCCTAAACTTGGTATAAGACCTGTGTCTCAGGGGACAGTGCTgtcctttaataataattgattattttactgtagatattttattgtattgaagATGACATCTGCAGATAAGGTAGGTAACATAATCACATACTGAACATATGGTTACTTACTTGAAATTAAGCTTATCAATGGAAGCAGACATGTGGCGCGGTTGCCTGGGGCAGGAGTACAGGTTCCTGGAGTCTAGCGGCAGGAGGTCGATGTCGTGGAAGATGAAGCACTGCCAGCCTCCCTCCTTCTGCTTCTGGCTCTCAGCGAAACCCACGTTCATCAGCTTGGCGCGGTTGAAATCACTGTTGCCTGGATTGAAAAACATTATGTGTGTGATGGACTGATGGTGTTAATTTATAGATATACCGTTTCACTGAGACGGCTGGTGAGGTAGGACACGGGTTGCGGGAGGTCAAGGAATTCATCGTCGCTGTCAAATACATACAAAATGGCAATAATTTTTGTGCCGATTTTAAGCACCCCACcgagcgtaccgggaattaaaattaatactttGAGTCAAAAATTGACACTGTATGTCTCATcactaaaatttaattttgagtACGCTCATATGCTGCTATGAACACTAAAATGGTGATAGTcaaattgcttcaaaaacaggtcggcgatagcaagtccagcgtacttgaaTTGGTAGAGGTTAGCAAGTCATGCCAGAAATGTAAGATAACAATCATGGATAGCAATGTTTCTTTAATGTTACTGTCAAGGAATTTGGTTACCGTATACAATCTGGTAGCTTGTTAATATGGGTTTAAAATAACAAACACCATTGTTTAACAGAAACATACTGGGAAAAGGAGTAGTGATCTGATTTATCAAAACTTACCTTCCTGTTCAATGATAAATATGCCATATTCGATCTGTTGCTTCATCAGGAACGGGTGCATATGATTTAAAAATATCGCTAAATGCTGTTGCCGATCTctgaaaaataagaaaaaaatattactagacTCCAGTAGTTCCATTACACATTGACCAAACATTTGCGAATAAGATGCTTATATGAAAAACCACAAAAATACCACGTTcgccaagtaggtacctacttttggcTGGGCACGTTAGGCTAATGTGCTTTTACATTCACTTACGTGTATATTCACTGAAACATAAAACTGAAATCGTGCTAAAAGTCTATATTATAAAAGTCGCACATTTCAAGTCATTTTAAATTCTACCGCCATAAATTGTCCAGAAAGTAAAACTTCCTGCAGATTCACCTAGCATATTTTTTAAGGGGAACAAAACTAACATAGGTATATTCCCGTGTGAGCCTCCGCACGTGTAAAAtgtagttaaaataaataattcctaCCAAAGTAGTACAATTCAGGTAATTTAAAATCCCGGCACCATAAATCCTCAAAAAAGGAAAGAAGGCGAAAAGGTCGAAAGTTCGCAAGGTGAGATAAACGCCTATCTCGACGTTTATGAAGATTGCTTATTGGGTAGATAACATAAATATCACGCCGTCGGATTCACTTAGACACGGAGGGTGGTAAATGTGGGAATTGGATTTTGTATTTTtcgatgaaaaaaaaagaaattttcgCGCGGATttcaattactttttaaatCTGGGCAGATAATGTAAATCCTGCAGTGTTTTGGTTTTACGACTTATTCAGATAAAAGTAGCTACGAGAACATAAAATGATTAACCTGAATACATAAGTATTCTCCACTTAACTCTTCATTTAATCTGATTATATTTTTCTGACATATTTGTTTATTCAGTAATGATTTTACCAAAGTGTTACCGACAAAACATAATGTACCTAACATTTTCTCCACGACCACCACCGAGAACACAACTCAATGTAACTGAATGTACAGCTCAACTTAATGTTTTGAAAAAATAGCTGCAGCGAACCCCACACATCGCTACTAACTAGGAATttctttaaatatacctatccaTTATATAAAAGAGACTTGCAATTTGTTGGTACAACAGGGAAAATAAATTCTCAGAACTGTCTGCAACCGTGATTTAAAGCCCTAGCTTTAAATTACGATTTTGAGCTTTACCTACAGTAGTGCAGAGGTCCAAGAAGGAGATATTTCCATGAAATATGTTTACCTGTAAGGCACAATAATGGCGACCTTATGTCGGGCGGTGCAGTTCGGTGGCGAGTACCGCCCGCCTAACTGCACTTCGGGGTATTTTTTGTCCACAGCATCCAGTTCCATTTCAGTCTTGTTAACTTGTACTGGACCTGTGGAATTATGATTTACTTATGAATAGTCTGTGTATAGTCTATGTCCTTGGGACTCTAATATCCAGATGACCTAGAATTTTCGATTACCTACCTTCAAGTACCTTACTACTTCTAGGAAAATAAGTTCAATAAATCAGTTATCATCAGTtattagatttattattatagagaGCATTGCCGAAAAGACGACGAAAAATTAGGATGATCAGTAATCCAATTCGGCATTCTTCgattgtttttctaaaattcaTCAATATAGAAACGTTATAGAAACACCTGATTGCAGAACAGCAGACAATAGTGTCCGGAGAAGGCTTTCCTAGACATTatattgctttaaaaaaatcatgatAGAAGGGGACGAGCAGAATAACTTGAGACCTGAGATTCTAGTACCCATTGAAAATTTTTGGGTTACTTCCAAAGTTTCATGCCTTAAagcagttcctctggtgctgcaaatgggCGGGCGGCGGTataatcatttaacatcaggtgactcacTTGCTCATTTgctctaaaaaaaaatgtggtatGTCCACTTACCTAAGTCCGGTGGCATTTCATCGCAAATTGGTACCGACGGTTCGGACATTTTGAACTCCCCATCTTCAGTCGTCACCAGATTCTTGATACCCTCCATAATCTTCGTAATCAAGAGTGGAGTGCTCAAGTCATCCGATATATTCTGACGGGTCATATTGGTTGTTTCTTTGCTACAGTTCCTAGTAATTGTACCGTTTGCGGCTTTATGGGTTGAATTTCTCGTTGAGTTTTCAGTGGCAGCGTATGGGAGCTTCTTAGGCCAGGTTTGCAGCGTTTTATCAATGTTTCTGTAATAGGGGAATGAGGTTAATTTACACATtagccaaaaatatttttaaagattaCTATTGTGACCTCAAACCACCACTTGAACTCGCAATTGGAAGACCATGCTTATAGTGTACCACAAACATAGACTTTTAGCTAGAAATAACGAAGCCCATAAacgtttatttcatgtaggactcCTAGTGTCTTttatgctacgtctgtgactctaccatcTGTTCGGAATGTAGATTTCACTGAGAAGAGCTTAGCTTGCCAGCTCTAAGCTAAGCAATAAGCTAAGCTTAgcaattgctcttttcaaataattaaaagttaCATTGTCGAACAATACAACTACTGGTGTAGTAGTTGTATTGTTTGACATAATGCCAACTCAAAGCTCAACCGGTTGCTTCCACGCATGTTTTTCACTATGGAGTCCATCAACACAACATTTAAATTtgtgtaggtataaataaattgAGAAACAAAAGAACTGGATCGGGAGGTTGACACGGTGAGGTGGAGTATTATAGCAAGCCTTA comes from Maniola jurtina chromosome 17, ilManJurt1.1, whole genome shotgun sequence and encodes:
- the LOC123873805 gene encoding uncharacterized protein LOC123873805 — its product is MPKYYRFRATSPAPKPKRSEQDKNKDKDLSLAVVKDKDFQETWRQMKLAFAPGPSWYLRRVSWRERPPLLDTRRHIAAELKTSLQLNCRAMFLLKM
- the LOC123873796 gene encoding beta-1,4-N-acetylgalactosaminyltransferase bre-4 → MGGGAGGGRAARALRLLLLLVLALAAVEYLFGSILDASPLRTYLYTPLHNATQSSLKNIDKTLQTWPKKLPYAATENSTRNSTHKAANGTITRNCSKETTNMTRQNISDDLSTPLLITKIMEGIKNLVTTEDGEFKMSEPSVPICDEMPPDLGPVQVNKTEMELDAVDKKYPEVQLGGRYSPPNCTARHKVAIIVPYRDRQQHLAIFLNHMHPFLMKQQIEYGIFIIEQEGNSDFNRAKLMNVGFAESQKQKEGGWQCFIFHDIDLLPLDSRNLYSCPRQPRHMSASIDKLNFKLPYEDIFGGVSAMTLEQFTKVNGFSNKYWGWGGEDDDMFYRLKKVNYHIARYKMSIARYAMLDHKKSSPNPKRYQLLSQTSKTFQKDGLSTLEYELVRVTQRHLFTHIVANIDERS